The following is a genomic window from Manihot esculenta cultivar AM560-2 chromosome 9, M.esculenta_v8, whole genome shotgun sequence.
TCACACCTTGATTGGACACTTATGGTTAAAACGTTAGGACTGTGACTCGTGAAATCGCATCCCTTCAATTATTTTTAGGCAAAAttaccttcttttttttttttttctaataaggtaaaatgattttttttattaacatctttattttatactaattgtcgttttaaatttttttatttcaatttgtttgtaattttgagaattttagaaaattgttaatctttatttttaaatatatttttattaacgtttaaatcatttaatattaatagatattttaaataaattattatagttttttttaaattaaatgtatatatttttatttttaaatttaatgcaAGTTAGACTTATAAATTTGATAATCATTAAATTATGTAATTATGAGATAAtttgtataaattaattaattatataaaaataattataattcattctcatataaaattaaatttttaatagtcatatcttataattctttttatttacaaatttaattaattttcttattatgGTATTAGTCCTTTTAATTCCCtcaaaatattaaatcattAATTATTCCATATTTGCATAATCTGCTAATTGAGCATGTATCTAATGAGACTCAAGGATTTTTAAGATGTtccaatattaaaataaaaacaatatatttaaaaattgtttTATCTAGTCTGCAAATTGAGTGAAAATTTCAGTTGAGTTCTTAATTTTCACCATGATGTGTTATTGTGAAATTAATTATAACtggaaaaaaaagagagagagaaacaaaTTGATTGCAAGAATAAACAGTAAGGAGGATAAGAAACGAGAATACTGAAATTCCGTCGCCGATTAACCGTTAACGGCCTCCGGAATATGGCGGGAATATCACCCAATCCAACCTTGACTTTAAAGGTGCTCTTCtatctttctttctctttccaAAGGTTCAATTTTTAAGCTCTCTCTCTGCCTCGAAGTTCTTTCTTCACTGTTTATTTTTGCAGAGAATTCATGGAATCCGGTGCTGCTCAGGGACACCTGGAAATGAAAAATGGAGCAGAGTTGAAACTAAAGCTAAAACCCCAGGAGTTTTGAAATTCGCCGTAAGTGGAGTCACGGAGCTTCTCAGGTTATTCTCCTTCTCTAGCAAAGACAGGTAACTTCTTCATTTCCCTCCTCAATGGCTCTGTGTGGACGTATGTTCTAGTTATAGTCATTTGTGGATTTTGTAGTTTGGATAGAGTGAGCTGTGAAGAAAGAGATGAGATATCTGTTTCGGGTATTGATGATGTTGTAATGATCCTCATGGCAGATTATGAGAATGCTTATTTTGTTACAGGTGATCTAAAATGCACCTAATATTTCCTGTGAGTTTACTTTTGCCTATGTGAATTAATGCTTTTCTGATCCTTGTTTGGTTGGTAGGGATTTTCACTTCTGCAATTTATGCTGAAGATTGTCTCTTTGAAGATCCTACTATCAGATTTCGAGGTAAGAAAAATCATTCAATTTATATTGAGCATTGTGTTTGATAAAGTGCTTCTGTGCTTCAGTAATTTGTCTCTAATATACATGTGAGTTTGATTTTATTGTATTTGGAACTTTAGGTACTGAGTTATATGCCCGCAACTTGAAACTGCTAGTTCCTTTCTTCGACTCCCCATCAATTAGGCTGCAAGATATTGAGAAGGTAACCATTAAGCtgaattttagttttaattaacataaaccAGTTGGGTATCAGTGCAAATTCTCTTAATATGAGACACATAATAGTGTAGATGGTAACTTTGGGCCTATCACTTAGATATTTGTATGTTGTACGTGATCCAGTCAGTATAAAGTTAAAATCTTCATCTCAGCTATGTCCCAAATGGCTACAGGGGAACTGGTGTGAAGAATGAAATAGACAGGAACTGGATGGAATTGGTGTTTTCTGTATCACTGGGCTTATATCTAATACCCTCATAATCTAAGAAAAGAATATCAGGAAACTCTTTGACTGAAAATGATCAGTTCATGCCTCATTTATAAGAATGAAGTGTCCTTCCTCAGGTAACTTATGGTCTAGGAATCATGGGGTGTGTCAAAGTAATGTAGATTTATTTGACgaaggattaaattataattttgaatagCTTCAGAatcttttattatctttttacaCCTATTGAATGTTGTGAGCTCATTAAGTTTAGAATATACTTGCTGATGTGgagataagaaaataattatttttgttgaTTTGTGTTATCCTTGTGCTAATGATTCTTTACGTGCAGGGTGTCAATTCTGAAACAAAATTTGTGCAGGCAAAATGGAAACTAAGGTGCCTAACCTGGTTAACTCCCTTTTGTATATTCAATGCATGATGAACTTAGAAGGGACTGGGTAAGGGGGAGATCTATTGAAGATTTGAAGCTTTTGTTTTCTATATCAATTGACTGATAAAAGCTTACACAAAtgcagaagaaaagaaaagaaaagagagaaaatagtGGCATCACTCGATGTTTACAGATTATGCATATGTCTAATAAGTGCTGTACTAAGCTTTTTTCTGAGTTACCACAAAAAGCCCTTTTCTCTCTAAAAGTCTGGCCCTATTGATACTCCTGCATATAGCCATAAACAGATCCGATTGTTGTTTGGACTTTATGTTTTCTTTGACACACTTCTTGAAATGAGTGGAATTTGGAAGATGCTCAAAAAGaactaaaaggaaaaaatataaataaaaaaaaagagtgccAAAGAGGATGTAGAAGATCGTTGCTGCTTGAATTTTTTCAGTTGCCCGAAATAATACTGCCAGAAATGTCCAGTGTGCCTTCATTGAGATTTGGATTCAtgcttttaaattaataactgCAGAGTATATGCTGGACTCTACCTTGCACATATGTTTTGCATGCGTACACTTGTTCACATCTGTCTGTCGGGCATTAAGGAATTTGAATATGCTACTCTGCTCACTCATTTCTCAAGTTAAAGGTCTTGTTTGGGTGAAGTATATATGAGATAGAGAATATAAATCTTTTTACTCGCTTTAAATTGACTACTTGGCCAATTTTTGATTACCTGTGGCCTATGCATACTGAACAATTGTTTTTTTCATTGTCAATGGaagttcttcttttattttcatttaaaaaaaaaattcagattaGGCACCATTAGTTCTCCTATTTATTATTCtgagttattttatttatttgcagaACCTACCTTAAATTTCCTTGGAGGCCTCTGATTTCAATTGATGGAAACAcaatttatgaaataaatgaTGAGTTTAAAGTGAGATAAACAAGGACTCTCttctttcttattcttctttgcaCTTTTGTCTTTCCAGAGGTCGATTTCATATCTATAGCCCAATATTTAAGAACAGTAGCAACTTTTAATTTGACAGGTTGTTAGGCATGCTGAAAGCTGGAATGTTTCAGCACTTGAAGCAATTGGCCAAATTTTTACCCCTAGCTATGAGAAACCAGGTGATTGAATCTAAGAAATCTATAGATGCTATAAAGTTTAAATGCCATTACCATTATTTATTACAACTGCCAATGTAAACTATGTCTAAATATAAATACACAAAAGTTGCAGTTGCAGTTGCAGCAGCTGAAAgcaattttatatttatggatgcatgaaaacaacaagattaaaaaaagaaaatttgcaTCTTTTGTTGATGACACAAAGATGTTTTGATGCTTGTGTTATGGAATAAAATATGACAGTATACACTACAGGCAAATGATTTTGCTGGTGAGAGAGCCTGCAATTATAAATCAGGGATTTTGCAGGTTCTTTTTCACACGCATTATAAATATGCATTGGGTTGCTAAATGATTATAAGGGACAGAAGCATACTGTTGTAATGATGGAAGGAACATATAGCAAATGCGGTGGAAAGTTGGTTTAATGAGAAGCAGAGTTATCCATGCTATGCGCAGAAAGTCTAATGCTTTACAGAAAAAGGCAAAACTGGTCTAATAGgatttttacttttctttttttttttttcaaagatgAGAAACAGAAACAAAGCTAAAAGCTAAGCAGGCATGGAGCCTAGAAGAAAGCAGGATTGTGCCATATGTGGAGATTATATTTGAGCATCGTAGCGTAGGGGTTGATAATGATGATGCCCGCATGTTTACTAGATTTCTTTGTTTCTAGCTGCAGCAGCAATGTGAAGGCTCCTCTCTCTAGAGTGTTCTGCTTGAAAAATGATGATTGCTTGTGTTTGCTCACTAGcattctctcttcttttttctttttttcttctcttttcttagcAATCTAAACTCATAAATTAATGGATTGAGAAGATTTCTCTTGAAATCATTCTAGTACCTTAAACAACATTCTCTTCCtcctaaacttttaaaaattattaagattaaaaaatcattctttcttttttcaaacAGAATGTTAGTGATAAAGCTGGAGAACAAGTTAATATCATCGCAATTTCAATTAGATTTCTTGATCGAGACGATAGAGATGAATGTACATCAAACTTCTTGTCGCTACACTGTGAGCCCAAGCTACCACTCCATAGATTTACAAGATAAAGTCGGGATATAAATCACGTGAAGAACATGTTACCTAAGTAGATCTCATACTTCCAAACGGGCTTAAAATGAGAGGCTGCCCACAGCTTACCAAGCTCTCACCTCAGCAATATTGGACTATGACATTGAGATTCAATATTTGAATATTCATTTCATGACTCATATAATCAgacattaatttgaattttgatttaaaggttaaataaattaattaaattggattattgtaatttattaattCCAGAAATAGTAATAAAAAATGGTGTCTgcatttagaaattaattttaagcaacatttcttttgttcttcttttatggtttctaatttctgaaaattattcatgcaaaaaaaataatttgaagaacaataaaaaaaataaataaatggtcCAAGTTCatataatattatcaaattaattaaccAACAACCACTTAAAATCAAGGAAAAGAAGGGAAAAAATATGATAAGAAAAATCAAGTTTAAATTcaaacattaataaaataatattaaccaaTAATCACATATTAATGCAAAATTCACATAGAAACTCTCACATGCTTCTTTATTCCTTCTTCCAAGCATACAACAACAAAGAGAATCCACCGTTGCTTCCGCATGATCTGGTAGATGAAGAACATGAACTTCTCCCACAGTCACTACTCTCCTCTGCCCATTGCAACACGCTAGAGCACGACGGCGACGGCGAAAGAGACATCGCTGCTGGCGTCAATGTGTGCCCTACCGATGACAAACTCTTCCTTATCAACCTTTTTTCTGGTCCTACCATCTCCGGCCACACTCCGCCATCACCAACTTGGAAGACAAACACACCGTGACCATTACTGTTGCTAGCAGCGCCACCGCCATTGTTATTATTGCCGACCCAGTTGAAAACGTCCCAGAAGAATTCGACTTCCATGCCACCGACGAAAATTCTTTCATTTCCTCTGAATTTCCATGTCAATCTCTTTATGACGAGGCTTATTTGGCCGTCAACTTTTAGCATAAGCGTCCCTCCACTGCATTCTATTCTAAATTCATGTTTGGACCCCAAGAACTTAGCTCTTGATACGTAACTCTTACGTCCAAACACATGCTCCCTCCGAGACAACAGAATCGGCTGATGATCAGCTAGTTGCCGAGTCATGACCAACCCAGATCGCCGAGTCAAATCCGCGTAAAGATCACCAAGAAAGAATTCTACTTTCGCATTGCAGGCAATGGCAATGTAGAAACATGACTCCGGCTCAGCTGAGTTGTGAATGAACTCAGCTCGAGTGAAGTCCCAGTAAAGCTTGATTCTTTGGTAATGGTGGTGGGTCAAGTATATGGATTTGGAGCCTGGCCtgtttctaaagaaggagaagGTTGATGGGTGAAGAGAGATGGTGATGGAGAAAGAATCTGCAGCATAAATAGTTAGGGAATgagaaaagagagtttttgaccAAGTGAGTGTGAGATAGGTTGGAGAGTTGCAGAGTTGAGTTTGATATATGCATGTAATGAGACTTTGAGGCACTTGAGAACCACTTGAGAGTGTGTTGGGGTGGCTGAAACATGCTGGGATCATGATGTTCAATCTTGTGCCCTTGGACAAACCATTCAGCTATGAACTTTGGGGGAAGCTCGTATTGTTGAATTGGGTTGATGGGTTTGCTTGGATTTTGTAGCTTGGTGGGGAAGATGGATTGTGATGAGATGGAAGACTGACTAGGAGATATAATGGTATATATGCAAATAGCAAAAAGAATGATGAAAGAAGCAGGGGCTGCATGATAGCAATGATTCAGTAATTCAGTGGTAGTTTATTATTGGAGTTGGCTTTCCTTGATTTGCGCCTTTGAAAGGGCTTTTTAAATCTATTTGTTATCTAAAAGAAATGAGCTGGGTTGCACTCTCAGTCTGTCATgccaatttattttatatttttcctttttcttttaatgctt
Proteins encoded in this region:
- the LOC110622588 gene encoding uncharacterized protein LOC110622588 codes for the protein MAGISPNPTLTLKRIHGIRCCSGTPGNEKWSRVETKAKTPGVLKFAVSGVTELLRLFSFSSKDSLDRVSCEERDEISVSGIDDVVMILMADYENAYFVTGIFTSAIYAEDCLFEDPTIRFRGTELYARNLKLLVPFFDSPSIRLQDIEKGVNSETKFVQAKWKLRTYLKFPWRPLISIDGNTIYEINDEFKVVRHAESWNVSALEAIGQIFTPSYEKPDEKQKQS
- the LOC110623330 gene encoding uncharacterized protein LOC110623330; amino-acid sequence: MKFGFTYFIGAPEEHYSQFLDANMGIVGNNTPASFIILFAICIYTIISPSQSSISSQSIFPTKLQNPSKPINPIQQYELPPKFIAEWFVQGHKIEHHDPSMFQPPQHTLKWFSNSFSITISLHPSTFSFFRNRPGSKSIYLTHHHYQRIKLYWDFTRAEFIHNSAEPESCFYIAIACNAKVEFFLGDLYADLTRRSGLVMTRQLADHQPILLSRREHVFGRKSYVSRAKFLGSKHEFRIECSGGTLMLKVDGQISLVIKRLTWKFRGNERIFVGGMEVEFFWDVFNWVGNNNNGGGAASNSNGHGVFVFQVGDGGVWPEMVGPEKRLIRKSLSSVGHTLTPAAMSLSPSPSCSSVLQWAEESSDCGRSSCSSSTRSCGSNGGFSLLLYAWKKE